One genomic region from Gemmobacter aquarius encodes:
- a CDS encoding Hsp20 family protein, with protein sequence MRNLDFAPLYRATVGFDRIADLMDRALTTDVAQPTYPPYNIEKTADDGYRISIAVAGFSPEELNVEVKDGTLLVAARKGDESEGKTYLHRGIATRAFERRFALADHVRVTGASHDLGMLHIDLVRETPEALKPRRIEIASATSAPALEAKAN encoded by the coding sequence ATGCGGAACCTTGATTTCGCCCCGCTTTACCGTGCCACCGTCGGCTTCGACCGGATCGCCGACCTGATGGACCGCGCGCTGACCACCGATGTCGCGCAGCCGACCTACCCACCCTACAACATCGAAAAGACCGCAGATGACGGCTACCGCATCTCGATCGCCGTGGCAGGCTTCAGCCCGGAAGAGTTGAACGTCGAGGTCAAGGACGGCACCCTTCTCGTCGCCGCCCGCAAGGGGGACGAGTCCGAGGGCAAGACCTACCTGCACCGCGGCATCGCCACCCGCGCCTTCGAACGCCGCTTCGCACTGGCCGACCACGTCCGCGTGACGGGGGCGAGCCATGACCTTGGCATGCTGCACATCGACCTTGTGCGCGAAACGCCCGAAGCACTGAAACCCCGCCGGATCGAGATTGCCAGCGCCACCAGCGCACCGGCGCTCGAAGCAAAGGCGAACTGA